GCTTGGAATAAGCTAGGTCTTATTAACGATAGTGATTGTGAAAAAATTCTAAAAAATGCTAAATTTGATATAGCTAGAATTGATGAAATAGAAAAAACAACCAAACACGATGTTATTGCTTTTCTTACAAGCGTGAGTGAGAACTTGGGAGAAGAGAGTCGTTTTGTACATTATGCAATGACTAGTTCTGATTGTATCGATACTGCCGTAGCCTTACAGATAAAAGAAAGTTTAGAGCTTATTTTAGAAGATATAGAAAAGCTTTTAGAAGCGATAAAAAAACGCGCTATGGAGCATAAAAATACCTTAATGGTAGGAAGAAGTCATGGAATTCATGGTGAGCCTATAACTTTTGGACTTGTGATGGGTATTTGGTATGATGAAATACTACACGCAAAAGAGCTTTTAAAACATGCAAAAGAAGTGATAAGTTATGGAAAAATAAGTGGTGCTATGGGAAATTTTGCTCACGCACCTTTAGAATTTGAAGAAGAAGTATGTAAAAATTTAAATCTTAAACCTGCACCGATTTCAAATCAAGTTATTCAAAGAGATCGTTACGCGCAAGTCATTTCAGCCATTGCGATTTTAGCTTCATCTTGTGAGCAAATTGCAGTTGCAATAAGACATTTTCAAAGAACTGAAGTTTATGAGGCTGAGGAGTATTTTAGTGCAGGTCAAAAGGGAAGTTCTGCTATGCCACATAAAAGAAATCCGGTTTTAAGTGAAAATATCACGGGACTTTGTAGGGTATTAAGATCTTTCGTAACTCCAGCTTTAGAAAATGTAGCTTTATGGCATGAAAGAGATATAAGCCATTCTAGTGTTGAGAGATTTATACTGCCTGATGCTTTTATAACAGCTGATTTTATGCTTGCAAGACTTACTAATTTAATTGAAAATCTTTTAATCTATCCTGAAAATATGATGAAAAATTTAAATCTCACCGGTGGACTTGTGTTTTCACAACGCGTTTTGTTAGAGCTTCCATTTAAAGGAATTAGTCGTGAAGAAGCTTATAAAATCGTGCAAAGAAATGCGATGAAAGTATGGAGTGATCTGCAAAATGGAAAAGCGGCGATAAATGAGAAAAATGAGAGTTTATTTTTGCTTGCGTTATTAGATGATGAAGATTTAAGAAAAAGTTTAAGCGAAGAAGATATTAGAAAGTGCTTTGATTATGATTATTACACAAAAAATGTTGATGCAATTTTTGCAAGAACTTTTAAATAAGCTAGGAGCGTTAAGATGAAGGTATTAAAAAGAAATGGTCGCACTGAAGAATTAGATGTTTCTAAAATCAAAAAATGCACTAGCGAAGCTGTTGTGGGGTTAAGTGGGGTAAATTTAAGTGAGCTTGAACTTGATGCAAAAATTCAATTTAGAGACGGAATTACAACAGAAGAAATACAAAAAACTTTAATTAAAACTGCTGTGGATAAGATAGATATTGATTGTCCTAATTGGACTTTTGTTGCCGCAAGATTATTTCTTTATGATTTGTATAAAAAAGTCAATGGTATGAATCGTTATAATCATTTAAGAGAGTATTTTGAAAAAGGCGAAAAAGAAGGTCGAATTTTACTCGGTCTTAAAGAAAAATACGACTTAGATGATTTAAATGACTATATAAAGCCTGAAAGAGACTTGCAATTTAATTATCTAGGCATAAAAACCTTATATGATAGATACTTAATCAAAGATAGTAAAGGCATACCAATAGAGCTTCCGCAGCATATGTTTATGGCTATTGCAATGTTTTTGGCACAAAACGAACTTGATTGTCAAACTTGGGCGAAAAAATTCTATGATCTTATTTCAAAATTTGAACTTATGCTTGCAACTCCTACCCTATCAAATGCAAGAACAACGCGTCATCAACTTAGTTCTTGTTATATAGGAAGCACTCCTGATAATATCGAAGGTATTTTTGACTCTTACAAAGAAATGGCATTGCTTTCTAAATTTGGTGGTGGTATAGGCTGGGATTGGTCTAAAGTACGCGCTATGGGTGGAAGCATAGATGGGCACAAAAATGCCGCAGGTGGGATAATACCATTTCTAAAAATCACAAATGATATTGCAGTAGCAGTAGATCAGTTAGGTACCAGAAAAGGGGCAATTGCGGTTTATATAGAGCCATGGCATATGGATATTAATGATTTTCTTGATTTACGCAAAAATTCAGGTGAAGAAAGAAGAAGGACGCATGAGCTTTTTCCAGCTTTATGGATCAATGATTTATTTATGAAAAGAGTTAGGGCAAATGATAAATGGACTCTTTTTGATCCTGCTGATACAGCTGATTTGTGTGATTTATATGGGGAAGCTTTTGAAAAACGATATGAAGAATACGAAAAAGATGAAAATATAGTTAAAGAAATCGTTGATGCAAAAGAACTTTGGAAGAAAGTTTTATTAAATTATTTTGAATCAGGTATGCCATTTTTATGTTTTAAAGATAATGCAAACAAAGCCAACCCAAATTCTCATGCAGGACTCATTAGAAGCTCAAATTTATGTACAGAAATCTTTCAAAATACAGAACCGAATTATTATCAAATTAAAGTTGTATTTGAAGATAAAACTGAGTTGCATTTAAATGAAATGGAAGAAATTATCATTGATGGAGGGTATAAAAAACTTGCCAAAAAGATTTCTACCTTAGATAGTATTAACGGTAAAAAAGTTTATATAGTTGAAAAATATAAAAATGATGGCAAAACCGCAGTTTGTAACCTTGCTAGCATTAATTTAAGCAAAATCAACACCAAAGAAGATATCCAAAGAGTTGTACCAATTGCCATTCGTATGCTTGATAATGTCATTGATTTAAATTTTTATCCCCATGTCAAAGTTAAAGATACGAATTTAAAATCAAGAAGTATAGGACTTGGCATTATGGGCGAAGCACAAATGCTTGCAGAAGCCAAAATTCACTGGGGAAGCGATGAGCATTTACATAAAATCGATGAAATTATGGAATTTATCAGCTTTGAAGCCATACAAGCTAGTTCAAATTTAGCTTTAGAAAAAGGCTCTTATCCTGATTTTGAAGGTTCAAATTGGAGTAAGGGCATAGTACCTATAGACTTAGCAAATGAAAATGCCAAAAAGCTCACTCTTAGAGAAGGACTTTTTGATCAAAGTGAGTGTGATTGGGCAAGACTTAGAGAAAAAATTCAAAAAGATGGTATGAGAAATGGCTATTTAATGGCTATTGCACCAACTTCTTCTATTTCTATTTTAGTAGGGACAACCCAAACGATTGAACCTGTTTATAAACGCAAATGGTTTGAGCAAAATTTAAGCGGTATGATACCTGTTGTAGTGCCAAACTTAAGCCTTGATACTTGGCAGTATTACACCCCAGCTTATGAGCTTGATCAAAAAATCTTAGTTAAAGCCGCAGCAGTGCGTGGGAAATGGATTGATCAAGGACAATCGATGAATATTTTCATCTCGCTTGACAAGGCCACAGGTGGATACTTAAATGAAATTTATCAACTTGCTTGGGAGCTTGGATTAAAATCAACTTATTACCTAAGAAGTGAAAGTCCTGATAGTGAAAAAGTAAATGTAGCTGATCGCAGTATAGAGTGCGAAGGTTGTCAATAAACATCAAGAAAATAAAGTTATTCTTTATTTTCTTTTTATGAATAAAACTCATCCACAACCCCAAACAACTCCTTTTTTAAGCTAAAAGTAAATTTTTCTTTCTCATACTTTGATTTGGTTTAAAAAAAATATGTAGAATTCTTATTTTAATATTTAAGGAACATTATGGAAATTTTACATGCGTTAATACTCGGAATAATCGAAGGTTTAACTGAATTTTTGCCCGTTTCCTCAACCGGACATATGATTTTAGGCGCAACGGTTTTAGGGCTTAATATTGATGATTTTTTAAGAAATTTTGTCATCATCATTCAACTCGGATCTATTTTAGCAGTGCTTTTTGTCTTTTGGCGCAAACTTTTTCAAGGAATTGACATTTGGCTTAAATTAGCAGTTGGATTTATCCCTGCTGGCATCATAGGTCTTATAGCCTATAAATTTTTAAAAGAACTTTTCAATGGATATACCGTTGCCACTATGCTCATTTTAGGTGGTATTGTTTTTATTGCTATAGAACTTAAACACAGAAAAAAAGATTATAATATCCATTCTTTAGATAAAATAAGCTATTTGCAAGCTTTTTTAATAGGCACAATGCAAGCTTTAGCCATCATACCAGGCACTTCAAGAAGCGGAGCAAGTATCATTGGAGGACTCTTGCTTGGGCTTGATAGGAAAGTAGCTGCTGAATTTAGTTTTTTGCTAGCCATTCCGACAATGATAGCTGCAACCGCTTATAGCATTTATAAAGAACCTATTTTATTAAGTGATACTAGTTCTTTATTGCCTTTAAGCATAGGTTTTATAACAGCTTTTGTTGTAGCGGTTTTTGTCATTAAATTCTTTTTAAAATTCATTTCAAAATTTGATTTTATTCCTTTTGG
This genomic interval from Campylobacter sp. CCS1377 contains the following:
- the purB gene encoding adenylosuccinate lyase — translated: MVERYSREIMAKKWDMQAKYDAWLKVELAAVKAWNKLGLINDSDCEKILKNAKFDIARIDEIEKTTKHDVIAFLTSVSENLGEESRFVHYAMTSSDCIDTAVALQIKESLELILEDIEKLLEAIKKRAMEHKNTLMVGRSHGIHGEPITFGLVMGIWYDEILHAKELLKHAKEVISYGKISGAMGNFAHAPLEFEEEVCKNLNLKPAPISNQVIQRDRYAQVISAIAILASSCEQIAVAIRHFQRTEVYEAEEYFSAGQKGSSAMPHKRNPVLSENITGLCRVLRSFVTPALENVALWHERDISHSSVERFILPDAFITADFMLARLTNLIENLLIYPENMMKNLNLTGGLVFSQRVLLELPFKGISREEAYKIVQRNAMKVWSDLQNGKAAINEKNESLFLLALLDDEDLRKSLSEEDIRKCFDYDYYTKNVDAIFARTFK
- a CDS encoding ribonucleoside-diphosphate reductase subunit alpha, which codes for MKVLKRNGRTEELDVSKIKKCTSEAVVGLSGVNLSELELDAKIQFRDGITTEEIQKTLIKTAVDKIDIDCPNWTFVAARLFLYDLYKKVNGMNRYNHLREYFEKGEKEGRILLGLKEKYDLDDLNDYIKPERDLQFNYLGIKTLYDRYLIKDSKGIPIELPQHMFMAIAMFLAQNELDCQTWAKKFYDLISKFELMLATPTLSNARTTRHQLSSCYIGSTPDNIEGIFDSYKEMALLSKFGGGIGWDWSKVRAMGGSIDGHKNAAGGIIPFLKITNDIAVAVDQLGTRKGAIAVYIEPWHMDINDFLDLRKNSGEERRRTHELFPALWINDLFMKRVRANDKWTLFDPADTADLCDLYGEAFEKRYEEYEKDENIVKEIVDAKELWKKVLLNYFESGMPFLCFKDNANKANPNSHAGLIRSSNLCTEIFQNTEPNYYQIKVVFEDKTELHLNEMEEIIIDGGYKKLAKKISTLDSINGKKVYIVEKYKNDGKTAVCNLASINLSKINTKEDIQRVVPIAIRMLDNVIDLNFYPHVKVKDTNLKSRSIGLGIMGEAQMLAEAKIHWGSDEHLHKIDEIMEFISFEAIQASSNLALEKGSYPDFEGSNWSKGIVPIDLANENAKKLTLREGLFDQSECDWARLREKIQKDGMRNGYLMAIAPTSSISILVGTTQTIEPVYKRKWFEQNLSGMIPVVVPNLSLDTWQYYTPAYELDQKILVKAAAVRGKWIDQGQSMNIFISLDKATGGYLNEIYQLAWELGLKSTYYLRSESPDSEKVNVADRSIECEGCQ
- a CDS encoding undecaprenyl-diphosphate phosphatase → MEILHALILGIIEGLTEFLPVSSTGHMILGATVLGLNIDDFLRNFVIIIQLGSILAVLFVFWRKLFQGIDIWLKLAVGFIPAGIIGLIAYKFLKELFNGYTVATMLILGGIVFIAIELKHRKKDYNIHSLDKISYLQAFLIGTMQALAIIPGTSRSGASIIGGLLLGLDRKVAAEFSFLLAIPTMIAATAYSIYKEPILLSDTSSLLPLSIGFITAFVVAVFVIKFFLKFISKFDFIPFGIYRIILGILFFYLYFSGTLDVGSEFKM